In Anopheles cruzii chromosome X, idAnoCruzAS_RS32_06, whole genome shotgun sequence, one genomic interval encodes:
- the LOC128277943 gene encoding carbonic anhydrase 1-like, translating into MVDLQPDDEWYYPSPDPNGVISEPESWGGQCENGRRQSPIDLTREAAVRGEFGPIIFNNFKLPIRQAQLTNTGHSVQVNNLDTSVTILGGGLPGRFILDQLHFHWGSEHTLSGVRYALELHLVHYDARYPTFKDATAAQNGVAVLAVLFHVAAQSNMNIGVILETTAEIRNAAGNVAPLKGKLSPFNLLPKNRTSYFQYEGSLTTPACAESVLWTVFTESVPVSLEQVDQFKVIHDQSGHELVNNFRSVQPLNARSLVYATEWNSVGYSMARTLQKSFLAVLLSPLTLLSGIIWAHCIFTNS; encoded by the exons ATGGTAGATTTACAGCCTGATGATGAGTGGTATTACCCTTCACCAGATCCAAATGGTGTTATTAGTG AACCAGAATCGTGGGGTGGTCAGTGCGAAAACGGTCGGCGCCAGTCTCCGATCGATCTCACCAGGGAGGCAGCGGTTCGTGGAGAATTTGGTCCCATCATCTTTAACAACTTCAAGCTACCGATCCGACAAGCTCAACTGACGAATACCGGTCATTCAGTACAAGTGAACAACTTAGACACATCAGTGACGATTCTGGGTGGAGGTCTACCAGGCCGCTTCATACTCGACCAGTTGCATTTTCACTGGGGATCGGAACATACGCTTAGTGGCGTTCGCTATGCGCTCGAGTTGCATCTTGTGCATTACGATGCCAGGTATCCTACGTTTAAAGATGCAACGGCAGCACAGAATGGAGTGGCCGTCTTAGCTGTTCTGTTTCATGTTGCCGCCCAATCAAACATGAACATCGGCGTCATCCTTGAGACAACGGCAGAAATTCGTAACGCCGCCGGTAATGTGGCACCATTAAAAGGAAAACTATCACCATTCAACCTGCTACCAAAGAATCGCACCTCTTACTTCCAGTATGAGGGTTCATTAACTACCCCCGCTTGCGCTGAATCGGTTCTGTGGACCGTCTTCACCGAGAGTGTGCCCGTGTCACTAGAGCAGGTGGATCAGTTTAAGGTTATTCATGATCAGTCTGGGCACGAGTTAGTCAAcaacttccgttccgttcaacCTTTAAATGCACGCTCATTAGTGTATGCAACCGAATGGAATTCTGTAGGGTACAGCATGGCACGGACTCTGCAGAAATCATTCCTTGCAGTTCTTCTTTCGCCATTGACGCTACTATCGGGCATTATTTGGGCACATTGCATATTTACGAACTCGTAG